A window from Actimicrobium sp. CCC2.4 encodes these proteins:
- a CDS encoding TonB-dependent receptor, which yields MMKETVLSRSMRLMFSGSVVMGLGMIAMPVLAQEAAATQRVEVTGSNIRRAQAETASAVQVLSRTDIEKSGKASVAELLQSLAVDNQGSVPTTFGNGFAAGASGISLRGLGTASTLVLVNGRRVAPYGLADDGQKVFADLNLIPLEAVERVEILKDGASAIYGSDAIAGVVNVILRKDYKGTTAKVSYGQTTGYSDGKDVRATITHGFGDIDTDKYNVLLNFEYGNKGDANYRDRSDRRYVGKSDLRPYGFSAQESLSGAGAIIDNNLAGSAVNGNVRNPRTLDYYNRGNLAGVGFTRLFPGAACGNFTTHPQGDPLGGCLTDTAQQYNQIQPKQETFNFFGRGTRQITPDLQAYVEYNLYKSNSVSSSTPSGVSGSVGYPGGPVSNASVALGAAHPDNPYFGTAARLRYYAADVGPRVSTIDSTFTRLVAGLKGTQGAWDFDTAFLYSENKVSNERTGYLARAATFALLNPTVANVAAARAKSAAYAALPAGTYWRIAENAGLNSAAVYAALSPVVSNDAKTQVTQIDFKASRELGKLDGGNIGLAVGGEFRHESVKLDPSSGTETGDVIGLGYSAYKGSRNVGALYAEMLAPVTKSLELSAAVRADRYSDVGNAFTPKVGAKWTPVKEFAIRGTLARGFRAPSAAENGEGGLAAFSSAIDPTRCALGVTSACSPASVAVITSPNKNLQPEKSESTTLGFVWDPLPKTSLSLDFFQIKRKNEINQEQTSASIAAGQVSRDPSTATAIPGDPGGITAVLAKYVNSASTTVQGADLDFRQGFDLGTGNGKLTVDAKWTHLFKFMRKEKDGSEYDFAGTHGNCDVTNCIGTPADRVNLGASWERDAIRVSTIVNYRGKLDNKLFKNDPAGCASFFADGTDAPSGCKLASFTTVDLSFRWLANKNVEVFGTIQNLFDRIPPLDPLTYGAQSYNPLDYSGALGRYLNVGVKYKF from the coding sequence ATGATGAAGGAAACCGTATTGTCGCGATCGATGCGCCTGATGTTCTCAGGCAGCGTCGTCATGGGTCTGGGCATGATCGCCATGCCCGTCCTCGCACAGGAAGCAGCTGCTACACAACGCGTTGAAGTGACCGGTTCTAACATCCGTCGGGCGCAGGCAGAAACTGCTTCCGCCGTACAGGTCCTGAGCCGTACGGACATCGAGAAATCCGGCAAAGCCAGCGTTGCTGAATTGCTGCAATCACTCGCCGTCGACAACCAGGGCTCAGTGCCGACAACCTTCGGCAACGGTTTTGCTGCGGGCGCATCGGGCATCTCGCTGCGCGGCCTCGGTACTGCATCGACGCTGGTGCTGGTCAATGGCCGTCGTGTTGCACCGTATGGTCTGGCCGATGATGGTCAAAAAGTGTTTGCCGACTTGAACCTGATTCCACTGGAAGCGGTCGAGCGTGTTGAAATCCTGAAAGACGGTGCATCGGCTATTTACGGTTCCGACGCGATTGCCGGCGTCGTCAACGTCATCCTGCGCAAGGATTACAAAGGCACCACCGCCAAAGTCAGCTACGGTCAGACTACCGGCTACAGCGACGGCAAAGACGTACGCGCCACTATCACCCACGGTTTTGGCGATATCGATACAGACAAATACAACGTCTTGTTGAATTTTGAATATGGCAACAAGGGCGATGCGAATTACCGTGATCGCAGTGACCGCCGTTATGTCGGCAAATCCGACTTGCGGCCCTACGGGTTCAGTGCACAGGAAAGCCTCAGTGGCGCCGGTGCGATCATTGACAACAATCTGGCCGGTAGTGCCGTCAATGGCAACGTCCGCAATCCGAGGACTCTGGATTATTACAACCGCGGCAACCTTGCCGGCGTCGGTTTCACCCGGCTCTTCCCGGGTGCTGCCTGCGGTAATTTCACGACCCATCCGCAAGGCGATCCACTCGGTGGCTGCCTGACCGACACGGCGCAACAGTACAACCAGATTCAACCGAAGCAGGAGACCTTTAACTTCTTCGGCCGTGGCACCCGCCAGATCACCCCGGATCTGCAAGCCTACGTGGAATACAACCTGTACAAAAGCAATTCGGTATCGTCGTCAACACCATCAGGTGTCAGCGGCAGCGTCGGCTACCCGGGCGGACCTGTCAGCAATGCGTCTGTTGCCCTAGGCGCAGCCCATCCTGACAATCCGTACTTCGGTACAGCGGCACGCTTGCGCTATTACGCGGCAGATGTCGGCCCGCGCGTGAGCACCATTGACTCGACATTCACGCGTTTGGTCGCCGGCTTGAAAGGCACCCAGGGAGCATGGGATTTCGATACTGCTTTCCTGTACTCGGAAAACAAAGTTTCGAATGAGCGTACCGGCTATCTGGCACGCGCGGCAACATTTGCACTGCTGAACCCGACGGTAGCTAACGTCGCTGCAGCCCGTGCAAAAAGTGCTGCCTACGCAGCCCTGCCTGCCGGCACCTACTGGCGTATTGCCGAGAACGCCGGCCTGAATTCAGCGGCTGTTTATGCAGCACTGTCGCCAGTCGTCAGCAACGACGCCAAGACGCAAGTGACGCAAATCGATTTCAAGGCATCCCGCGAACTCGGCAAGCTTGACGGTGGCAATATCGGCTTGGCAGTTGGCGGCGAATTCCGTCACGAGTCAGTCAAGCTCGATCCATCAAGCGGCACCGAAACCGGCGACGTCATCGGCCTGGGTTACTCCGCTTACAAAGGCAGCCGCAATGTCGGCGCTCTGTATGCAGAGATGCTCGCACCGGTTACTAAATCTCTGGAATTGTCGGCCGCTGTTCGTGCTGACCGCTATTCCGATGTGGGCAACGCTTTCACGCCAAAAGTCGGCGCAAAGTGGACCCCCGTGAAGGAATTCGCTATCCGCGGCACCTTGGCTCGCGGCTTCCGCGCACCGAGTGCAGCTGAAAACGGCGAAGGCGGCCTGGCTGCTTTCTCGAGCGCGATCGATCCTACCCGATGCGCATTGGGCGTGACCTCGGCTTGCTCACCAGCGAGCGTCGCTGTCATCACATCGCCTAACAAAAACCTGCAACCAGAAAAATCCGAGAGCACGACCCTCGGTTTCGTCTGGGATCCACTGCCGAAAACCAGCCTGTCCCTCGATTTCTTCCAGATCAAACGGAAGAACGAAATCAACCAGGAACAAACGTCGGCTTCGATTGCAGCAGGTCAGGTTTCACGCGATCCATCGACTGCAACAGCAATTCCGGGTGATCCAGGTGGCATTACTGCCGTGCTCGCAAAGTATGTCAACTCTGCATCCACCACTGTCCAGGGTGCAGACCTTGACTTCCGTCAGGGCTTTGATTTGGGTACAGGCAACGGCAAGCTGACGGTCGATGCAAAGTGGACGCATCTGTTCAAATTCATGCGCAAGGAAAAAGACGGCTCCGAGTATGACTTTGCAGGTACGCACGGTAATTGCGACGTCACCAACTGTATCGGTACGCCAGCAGACCGCGTCAACCTGGGTGCTAGCTGGGAACGTGATGCCATTCGCGTTTCGACCATCGTCAACTACCGCGGCAAGCTGGATAACAAGTTGTTCAAGAACGATCCGGCCGGTTGCGCCAGCTTTTTTGCTGACGGTACCGACGCGCCTAGTGGCTGCAAACTGGCGTCCTTCACCACGGTCGACTTGAGTTTCCGCTGGTTGGCCAATAAGAACGTCGAAGTCTTTGGCACGATCCAAAACCTGTTTGACCGGATCCCACCACTCGATCCACTGACCTACGGTGCCCAGTCGTACAACCCGCTGGACTACAGCGGCGCGCTCGGCCGTTACCTGAACGTCGGCGTCAAATACAAGTTCTGA
- a CDS encoding TonB-dependent receptor domain-containing protein — MMMETVLSRSIRLMLASGMMMSLGLSVTAQAQEAAATQRVEVTGSSIKRIAAEGALPVTIVTAAEIRALGVTSAVDLIKKLTAVQGSTGESASVGGASYGFSGVSIHNIGESRTLVLLNGRRLAQFGGQTLTGFAAGFDLNAIPLSAIERVEILTDGASALYGADAIAGVVNFITKHNSTDGDITLGYSAPANGAVEKRFSATKGYGSMIDDGFNVTMTFGHDERTNLKSVDRSFADTGKRTFTQNGKSYQKQQFSPSPIPANALDDNGQLISPFQKTTGACPSKTFRVIEPYNDGSGLVDDYCGYDFVKDLQIYPERKRDSFMASITKKIGDNEVYADLLLSRTTQISRIAAVPGGVSIPAGSALHNKYLLPLGITNDSLAFYRLADMGQRTSRDTSEFSNIVVGTRGVLSSWDYNLAYNHSESNVKGNISGYPGALAVRKLTSSGLLDPFVGPGQQSAAANAAIAGARYDGYWDGGVSKLDTLTLNGSRELMRLAGGAMMLGMGINFNKEAFESKPSLFAQAKLSDPVAGTLCDGTAANPCDQRFGDESSVPPYSASRISKGIFGELIIPLSKTVELGAATRLDSYSDFGSAVTAKASVRWTPVASVLVRASAGNGFHAPTVPQVNGVQQSYGVTSNKYTCTSALQATATAFGGICQPGNKQYDLLAGGNSSLQPEKSKQATLGIRFEPNSALSMGADLWHVQIRDVFGQLTEDLVFANPGQFNSSWTTKRDTGTGSTYLAFLSNNQNLGKSYSTGLDLDFTARAKTSFGQLSSQLSVTHMLREVTQLEKNGAYYSALGNFAELGSVSFRTQGRLTTGLQSGQFATTLALNFKSGYQDQATSVEVLDAAGAATGTETIRKQVGYFSTWDAQTVWTPSKTWTVTGGILNVFDHQPPFVPSTSGANRGQQFGYDDRYYDARGRTMYVNASYKF; from the coding sequence ATGATGATGGAAACCGTGTTATCGCGTTCTATACGCCTGATGCTTGCAAGCGGAATGATGATGAGTCTTGGACTTTCAGTCACGGCGCAAGCGCAGGAGGCCGCCGCGACGCAACGCGTTGAGGTTACCGGCTCGAGTATTAAGCGGATCGCTGCAGAAGGCGCATTACCTGTGACAATCGTCACCGCAGCAGAAATTCGCGCGCTGGGTGTCACGTCAGCCGTTGATCTGATTAAAAAATTGACTGCAGTACAGGGCTCAACTGGCGAATCGGCCTCGGTAGGCGGTGCATCGTATGGCTTTTCAGGGGTATCGATTCATAACATCGGAGAAAGCCGCACGCTGGTCCTGTTGAACGGCCGGCGCCTGGCACAATTCGGTGGCCAGACCCTCACCGGTTTTGCAGCTGGCTTTGATCTGAATGCCATTCCGTTATCAGCGATCGAGCGCGTCGAAATTCTGACTGATGGTGCTTCTGCGCTGTACGGTGCCGACGCAATTGCCGGCGTCGTCAACTTCATTACCAAACACAACTCGACCGATGGCGACATCACGCTGGGCTACTCCGCACCGGCGAACGGCGCGGTCGAAAAGCGCTTTAGCGCAACTAAGGGTTATGGTTCGATGATCGATGACGGCTTCAATGTCACGATGACATTTGGCCACGATGAGAGAACTAACTTGAAGTCCGTAGACCGCAGCTTCGCGGATACCGGCAAGCGGACTTTTACTCAGAACGGCAAGAGCTATCAAAAGCAGCAATTTTCACCAAGCCCGATACCAGCCAATGCGCTCGATGACAATGGACAACTGATTAGCCCGTTTCAAAAGACCACCGGTGCTTGCCCGTCTAAAACGTTTCGTGTCATTGAGCCTTACAACGATGGCTCCGGGCTAGTTGATGACTACTGCGGCTACGATTTCGTCAAGGATTTGCAAATCTATCCTGAGCGCAAGCGCGACAGCTTCATGGCATCGATCACCAAGAAAATTGGCGACAATGAAGTCTATGCCGACCTTTTGCTCTCGCGCACTACGCAGATCTCACGGATTGCGGCAGTCCCGGGTGGCGTCAGCATCCCTGCCGGCTCGGCGCTGCACAATAAATATCTGCTTCCATTAGGTATTACCAACGATAGCCTTGCGTTCTATCGCCTCGCGGACATGGGCCAACGTACCAGCAGGGATACGTCCGAATTTTCGAATATCGTGGTCGGGACACGCGGCGTGCTCTCCAGCTGGGACTACAACCTTGCCTACAATCACTCTGAGAGCAATGTAAAAGGTAATATCTCCGGCTACCCGGGTGCGCTGGCAGTGCGGAAATTAACTTCCAGCGGGCTGCTCGACCCTTTTGTCGGACCTGGTCAGCAATCGGCAGCTGCCAACGCGGCCATTGCAGGTGCACGGTACGACGGCTACTGGGATGGCGGGGTATCCAAACTGGATACCTTAACCCTGAACGGTTCGCGTGAACTGATGCGACTTGCCGGCGGCGCGATGATGCTGGGCATGGGGATCAATTTCAACAAGGAAGCATTCGAATCCAAGCCTAGCTTGTTCGCGCAAGCCAAGCTATCCGATCCGGTTGCCGGTACGCTGTGCGATGGTACTGCAGCCAATCCCTGCGATCAGCGCTTCGGTGACGAATCCTCCGTACCGCCTTATTCGGCAAGCCGTATTTCAAAAGGCATCTTTGGCGAACTCATCATCCCATTGAGCAAAACAGTTGAGCTTGGTGCGGCTACCCGTCTCGATAGCTACTCGGACTTTGGTAGTGCCGTCACAGCAAAAGCAAGCGTACGCTGGACACCGGTCGCTTCCGTCCTGGTACGTGCCTCTGCAGGCAACGGCTTCCATGCACCCACCGTACCGCAGGTCAATGGCGTCCAGCAGAGCTATGGCGTTACGAGCAATAAATACACGTGTACCAGCGCACTCCAAGCCACCGCCACTGCGTTTGGTGGAATATGTCAGCCAGGCAACAAGCAATACGATCTGCTTGCCGGTGGCAATTCCTCGCTTCAGCCAGAGAAATCCAAGCAGGCAACGTTGGGTATTCGTTTCGAGCCGAATAGCGCATTATCGATGGGTGCGGATCTCTGGCACGTTCAAATCCGTGATGTGTTCGGTCAATTAACGGAAGATCTGGTGTTTGCCAATCCTGGACAATTCAATAGTTCATGGACCACCAAGCGGGATACCGGAACCGGCTCCACCTATTTGGCATTTTTGTCGAACAACCAGAACCTGGGTAAGTCGTACTCGACAGGCCTGGACCTCGACTTCACCGCGCGTGCCAAAACCTCGTTCGGCCAATTGTCATCGCAGTTGAGCGTGACCCACATGCTGCGTGAAGTTACCCAGCTGGAAAAAAATGGCGCGTATTACTCCGCTCTCGGCAACTTCGCAGAACTGGGCAGCGTCAGCTTCCGCACTCAAGGTCGCCTGACAACCGGCCTGCAAAGCGGTCAGTTCGCCACCACATTGGCGCTGAACTTCAAGTCCGGTTATCAGGATCAGGCCACCAGTGTCGAGGTACTTGACGCAGCAGGCGCGGCAACAGGGACGGAGACGATTCGCAAACAAGTCGGCTACTTCAGCACATGGGATGCACAGACCGTCTGGACTCCGAGCAAAACATGGACCGTCACAGGCGGCATCCTGAACGTGTTTGATCACCAGCCACCGTTCGTCCCGTCGACCTCGGGTGCCAACCGCGGCCAGCAATTTGGCTACGATGACCGTTACTACGATGCACGTGGTCGGACGATGTACGTCAACGCGTCCTACAAGTTCTGA